From a region of the Bradyrhizobium sp. KBS0727 genome:
- a CDS encoding ABC transporter substrate binding protein produces MRKILQGNAIAELPIERPTRFRLVANLVTARTLGLTLPTSILLSADEVIE; encoded by the coding sequence GTGCGAAAGATACTGCAAGGCAATGCTATCGCCGAGTTGCCCATTGAGCGTCCAACCCGCTTCAGGCTTGTGGCCAATTTAGTAACGGCCCGTACCCTCGGTCTGACCCTGCCGACATCAATTCTGCTCAGCGCGGACGAAGTGATCGAGTAA
- a CDS encoding adenylate/guanylate cyclase domain-containing protein — MDAPSHIDPVTAYSDSDVVHWLTNGTRDERFIDNIFAEMCIRLQQAGIPVKRATLHVLIHHPQWLGARIMWADGMREAELARVDYDVRGRSEYIGSPANEIHDGATEVRENLERNPSLGRQHAVYDEMRAKGLTDYVAWPLYHTLGKRHIVTFATDRPGGFDAAHIASLSNVLPVLSLVSEIRIKNRLARTLLETYVGSHAGELILAGATRRGTGTTVSAAIMICDLRDFTKISDNWPRDDVIDLLNGYFDAMSEPVARHGGEILKFIGDGMLAIFPLSQPSACANLLHAVSEARQAMVALNEKNSETGRAPLNYGIGIHVGDVMYGNIGSRARLDFTVIGPAVNMASRLETLTKQLGRTVLLSRAFSDFVKDDFELERVGEYPVRGFNDPIELFAYHG; from the coding sequence ATGGACGCGCCGTCACACATCGATCCCGTCACCGCGTATTCCGACAGCGACGTCGTGCACTGGTTGACCAACGGCACGCGGGATGAGCGCTTCATCGACAACATCTTCGCCGAGATGTGTATCCGGCTCCAGCAAGCGGGCATTCCGGTCAAGCGGGCGACGCTTCATGTTCTGATCCACCATCCGCAATGGCTGGGCGCCCGGATCATGTGGGCCGACGGGATGCGCGAAGCCGAGCTGGCACGTGTGGACTACGATGTCCGCGGGCGATCCGAATATATCGGCAGCCCCGCCAACGAAATTCATGACGGCGCCACCGAGGTGCGCGAGAATCTCGAGCGCAATCCCTCGCTCGGCCGCCAGCACGCCGTCTATGACGAGATGCGGGCGAAAGGCCTGACCGACTATGTGGCGTGGCCGCTGTACCATACGCTCGGCAAGCGGCACATCGTGACCTTTGCCACCGACCGGCCCGGAGGTTTCGACGCCGCGCACATCGCGAGCCTGTCGAACGTGTTGCCGGTTCTGTCGCTGGTCAGCGAAATCCGGATCAAGAACCGGCTGGCGCGAACGCTGCTCGAAACCTATGTCGGGTCGCACGCCGGCGAACTCATTCTGGCCGGCGCTACCCGGCGCGGGACCGGGACGACGGTGAGCGCCGCCATCATGATCTGCGATCTGCGTGATTTTACAAAAATCTCCGACAACTGGCCGCGCGATGACGTCATCGATCTCCTCAACGGCTATTTCGACGCGATGTCGGAGCCGGTGGCGCGACATGGCGGGGAAATCCTGAAATTCATCGGCGACGGCATGCTCGCGATCTTCCCGCTCAGCCAGCCGTCGGCCTGCGCCAATCTGCTGCATGCCGTCTCCGAAGCCCGCCAGGCCATGGTCGCCCTGAACGAAAAGAACAGCGAAACCGGCCGTGCGCCGCTCAATTACGGCATCGGCATCCACGTCGGCGACGTCATGTACGGCAATATCGGGTCGCGCGCCCGGCTCGACTTCACCGTCATCGGTCCGGCGGTCAACATGGCTTCGCGTCTCGAAACCCTCACCAAGCAACTGGGCCGGACGGTGTTGCTGTCGCGCGCGTTTAGCGACTTCGTCAAAGACGATTTTGAACTCGAACGCGTCGGCGAATATCCGGTGCGCGGCTTCAACGACCCGATCGAACTGTTTGCGTATCACGGCTGA
- a CDS encoding arylsulfatase, giving the protein MSLAPNAAAQQITGTPGSPGATLTIDGKQLPPEPPKFGGVINETAKDSKPYWPPSVVPPKGAPNVLLIMTDDQGYGVSGTFGGVIPTPNMDRIAKSGLRYTQFHSTALCSPTRAALITGRNHHSVGFGVIGEMSTGYPGYNSVIGQDSATIGTILRDNGYATSWFGKNHNTPTYLYSAAGPFDQWPVGMGFEYFYGFMGGETDQWTPYLFRNTTQVFPWIGKQNYNLITDMADDAINYMNGLDAAAPDKPFFVYYVPGGTHSPHQPKKEWIDKFKGKFDMGWEKLREQIFANQKRLGVIPANTQLTPWPDTLPKWDSLSLIRKKLYAREAEVFAGYAAYTDYEIGRVIQAVEDMGKLDNTLIIYISGDNGTSAEGTLEGTPNQMTAYNAILDLPEAELMLNYEAWGSDKTYPHMSVAWSWAFDTPFKWTKQVASHFGGTRQGMAISWPGHITDPGGIRSQFHHMIDIVPTILEATGIQAPTTVNGIAQKPIEGVSMAYTFDKANANAPSKRDTQYFEMFANRGIYNNGWYANTTPPVPPWIMGTAKLPEINEYKWELYNVAEDFSQNNDLAAKNPDKLKEMQALFLTEAAKYQVLPLDNSVLPRLVTPRPSATAGRSVFTFKGENAGIPDGNTPSILNKDYTITAEITVPQGGAEGMIATYGGRFGGYGLYLLRGKPVFSYNMLNLKRYRWEGGVGNRDVFGDALKPGKHTIVFEFKYDGPGPGKGGTGVLTADGKLVAKKSMPHSIPFLMAIDETFDIGSDTRTTVDDSYKLPFRFTGKIDKLTYKLGPTQMTDDEQKLTRHALERARD; this is encoded by the coding sequence ATGTCGCTTGCGCCGAACGCGGCGGCCCAGCAAATCACGGGCACGCCGGGCTCACCCGGCGCCACGTTGACAATCGATGGCAAGCAGCTTCCGCCTGAACCTCCCAAGTTCGGCGGCGTGATCAACGAGACGGCCAAGGATTCCAAGCCGTATTGGCCCCCCTCGGTCGTGCCGCCCAAAGGCGCGCCAAACGTGTTGCTTATCATGACGGACGACCAGGGCTATGGCGTGTCCGGCACCTTCGGCGGTGTTATTCCTACCCCGAACATGGATCGCATTGCCAAGTCAGGGTTGCGCTATACGCAGTTTCACTCCACGGCGCTTTGCTCGCCGACGCGGGCGGCGTTGATCACCGGCCGCAATCACCATTCGGTCGGGTTCGGCGTCATCGGCGAAATGTCCACCGGCTATCCGGGCTACAATTCCGTGATCGGTCAAGATAGCGCGACGATCGGAACGATTCTCCGCGACAACGGATACGCCACATCGTGGTTCGGCAAGAACCATAACACCCCCACCTATCTCTACAGCGCGGCCGGACCATTCGACCAATGGCCCGTCGGCATGGGGTTCGAATATTTCTACGGGTTCATGGGCGGCGAGACCGACCAGTGGACACCCTACCTGTTTCGCAACACGACCCAGGTATTCCCATGGATCGGCAAACAAAACTACAACCTCATCACTGACATGGCGGACGACGCCATCAACTACATGAATGGCCTGGATGCCGCCGCACCGGACAAGCCGTTCTTCGTCTACTACGTGCCGGGCGGGACACATTCGCCGCATCAGCCGAAGAAGGAATGGATCGACAAGTTCAAGGGCAAGTTCGACATGGGTTGGGAGAAGCTGCGCGAGCAAATCTTCGCCAATCAGAAGCGGCTTGGAGTCATTCCCGCCAATACCCAGCTTACCCCCTGGCCGGATACCCTGCCGAAATGGGACTCGCTCTCCCTGATCCGAAAGAAGCTGTACGCGCGCGAGGCTGAAGTATTTGCCGGCTACGCAGCCTATACCGACTATGAGATCGGCCGTGTCATCCAGGCGGTCGAGGACATGGGCAAACTCGACAACACGCTGATCATTTATATCAGCGGCGACAACGGCACCAGCGCCGAAGGAACCCTTGAAGGCACCCCGAACCAGATGACTGCCTACAACGCTATTCTGGACCTCCCTGAGGCCGAACTGATGCTGAACTATGAGGCCTGGGGCTCAGACAAGACCTACCCGCATATGTCGGTGGCCTGGTCGTGGGCGTTCGACACGCCATTCAAATGGACCAAGCAGGTAGCTTCGCATTTCGGCGGCACAAGACAAGGCATGGCCATCTCATGGCCTGGTCACATTACGGACCCCGGCGGCATCCGCAGCCAGTTCCACCACATGATCGACATCGTGCCGACCATCCTCGAAGCCACCGGCATCCAGGCCCCGACGACGGTCAACGGCATCGCGCAGAAGCCCATTGAGGGTGTGAGCATGGCCTACACGTTCGACAAGGCTAATGCCAACGCCCCGTCAAAACGCGACACGCAGTATTTCGAGATGTTCGCCAATCGCGGCATCTACAACAATGGCTGGTACGCCAATACGACGCCGCCGGTGCCGCCGTGGATCATGGGAACGGCGAAGCTGCCTGAAATCAACGAATACAAATGGGAACTCTACAACGTCGCCGAGGACTTTTCGCAAAACAACGACCTCGCCGCCAAGAATCCCGACAAGTTGAAGGAAATGCAGGCGTTGTTCCTGACGGAAGCGGCGAAATACCAGGTCTTGCCGCTGGACAACTCGGTCCTGCCTCGGCTCGTAACTCCACGGCCGAGCGCGACCGCCGGGCGAAGTGTCTTCACGTTCAAGGGGGAGAATGCCGGCATTCCGGACGGTAACACCCCGAGCATCCTCAACAAGGATTACACAATCACTGCCGAGATAACCGTTCCCCAGGGCGGCGCCGAAGGAATGATCGCCACGTACGGCGGTCGCTTCGGTGGATACGGCCTCTATCTGCTCAGGGGCAAGCCGGTGTTTTCCTACAACATGCTCAATCTAAAGCGGTATCGCTGGGAGGGCGGCGTGGGAAATCGCGATGTCTTCGGCGATGCGCTCAAGCCTGGCAAGCACACGATTGTGTTTGAATTCAAGTATGATGGACCCGGCCCCGGCAAGGGCGGCACCGGCGTGCTCACGGCAGACGGTAAGCTGGTCGCCAAAAAGTCGATGCCGCACTCGATTCCCTTCCTGATGGCGATCGACGAAACCTTTGACATCGGGAGCGACACCCGCACGACGGTGGACGACAGTTACAAGCTGCCGTTCCGCTTCACCGGCAAGATCGACAAGCTGACCTACAAGCTCGGCCCGACGCAAATGA
- a CDS encoding adenylate/guanylate cyclase domain-containing protein: MDEEGTHVRLKEHLRVLIDPKVAAYRGHIVKNTGDGFLAEFNSVVDAMRCAVDVQRGMVERNLGVPPSTRVEFRIGINVGDIIEDNGDIFGDGVNVAARLEAIAEPGGICVSDDAHRQLRDKLDIVFDDAGEQILKNIERPVRVFKMRDGAAASQRPTLALPDKPSIAVLPFQNLSADPDQEYFADGVVEDITMALSRFHWLFVIARNSSFTYKGRPVDVKQVGRELGVRYVLEGSVRKAGNRIRIAGQLIDAETGAHLWADRFDGALEDMFDLQDQVTSSVVGAIAPKLLYAEMKRAKHKLTENLDAYDYYLRGLASARRWTKDANSESLRLFRKAIELDPGLACAYGMAAWCYTQRKGRGWMIEHVQESAEATRLARKAVQLGGNDPVALCMGGYALAFVAHEFDDAMAFVDRGLAVNPNLAQAWNLSAWVRVWRGEPDLILDHAARAMRLSPLDPSMYNMQGAMAYAHFLAGRYDMASSCAEKSMRDNPAFLLAVCMSAASNALAGRLAPAQKAMARALELNPDLRASNLGDLAPFRRAEDLALFAKGLRQAGLPD, from the coding sequence ATGGACGAAGAGGGCACGCACGTCCGGCTGAAGGAACACCTGCGGGTCCTGATTGATCCAAAGGTTGCCGCCTATCGCGGACACATCGTCAAAAATACCGGCGATGGGTTTCTAGCCGAGTTCAATAGCGTTGTGGACGCGATGCGCTGTGCGGTCGATGTTCAGCGCGGCATGGTGGAACGCAATTTAGGCGTACCACCGAGCACTCGCGTTGAGTTCCGCATTGGTATCAATGTCGGTGATATTATCGAAGATAACGGGGACATATTCGGCGACGGGGTCAACGTAGCAGCACGGCTCGAAGCCATTGCGGAGCCCGGCGGCATCTGTGTTTCCGATGATGCGCACCGACAACTGCGAGACAAGCTCGATATTGTGTTTGACGATGCCGGAGAGCAGATCCTCAAGAACATTGAACGACCGGTCCGCGTTTTCAAAATGAGGGATGGTGCAGCCGCAAGCCAAAGACCCACATTGGCGCTCCCGGACAAACCCTCGATTGCCGTGCTGCCTTTCCAGAACCTCAGTGCCGACCCGGACCAGGAGTATTTCGCCGATGGCGTCGTGGAAGACATCACGATGGCGCTGTCACGCTTTCACTGGCTGTTTGTAATCGCACGCAATTCAAGTTTTACCTACAAGGGCCGCCCCGTGGACGTAAAGCAGGTCGGCCGCGAGCTCGGGGTGCGCTACGTGCTCGAAGGTAGCGTGCGCAAGGCTGGAAATCGCATTCGTATCGCCGGTCAGCTTATCGATGCTGAAACCGGAGCACATCTCTGGGCAGACCGTTTTGATGGTGCGCTCGAAGACATGTTCGATCTACAAGACCAGGTGACGTCCAGCGTCGTCGGTGCAATCGCCCCGAAGCTTCTGTATGCGGAGATGAAGCGAGCCAAGCACAAACTAACCGAAAATCTCGATGCTTACGACTACTACCTGCGTGGGCTGGCGAGCGCCCGTCGGTGGACCAAGGACGCGAACAGCGAATCGCTCCGGCTCTTTCGCAAGGCGATCGAACTCGACCCCGGTCTGGCCTGCGCCTATGGCATGGCCGCGTGGTGCTACACGCAGCGCAAGGGGCGTGGTTGGATGATCGAGCACGTGCAGGAGAGTGCCGAAGCTACGCGGCTGGCCAGGAAAGCAGTCCAGCTCGGTGGGAATGACCCGGTAGCGCTGTGCATGGGTGGATATGCACTCGCCTTTGTAGCCCATGAGTTCGACGACGCTATGGCTTTCGTGGATCGTGGACTGGCGGTCAATCCGAACCTCGCGCAAGCCTGGAATCTTAGTGCGTGGGTGAGAGTTTGGAGAGGTGAGCCGGACCTCATACTTGATCACGCTGCGCGTGCTATGCGCCTGAGCCCACTCGATCCGTCGATGTACAACATGCAGGGAGCCATGGCGTATGCCCATTTTCTTGCGGGCCGCTATGACATGGCGTCGTCATGCGCCGAAAAGTCGATGCGCGACAATCCGGCGTTCCTGCTGGCAGTCTGCATGTCCGCAGCCAGCAATGCGCTTGCCGGCAGACTTGCGCCAGCACAGAAAGCCATGGCACGGGCGCTCGAACTTAACCCCGACTTGCGGGCCTCTAATCTCGGAGATTTAGCGCCGTTTCGCCGAGCGGAGGACCTTGCCTTGTTCGCCAAGGGTCTCCGCCAGGCAGGACTTCCGGACTGA